From a region of the Lusitaniella coriacea LEGE 07157 genome:
- the ndhC gene encoding photosynthetic/respiratory NAD(P)H-quinone oxidoreductase subunit C — MFALSGYEYFLGFLLVSSAVPFLALTASKLLRPRTGGPERRTTYESGMEPIGGAWIQFNIRYYMFALVFVVFDVETVFLYPWAVAFNQLGLLAFIEALIFIAILVVALVYAWRKGALEWS; from the coding sequence GTGTTTGCCCTAAGCGGTTACGAATATTTCCTCGGATTCTTGCTAGTTTCCAGCGCGGTTCCTTTCCTTGCCCTGACAGCATCCAAGCTCTTGCGACCGAGAACGGGAGGTCCTGAACGGCGCACGACTTACGAATCAGGCATGGAACCCATCGGAGGAGCCTGGATTCAATTCAACATTCGCTACTATATGTTCGCCCTCGTCTTTGTAGTGTTTGATGTAGAAACCGTATTTCTCTATCCTTGGGCAGTTGCCTTTAACCAATTGGGGTTACTTGCATTTATCGAAGCCCTTATCTTTATCGCAATTCTTGTCGTTGCTCTCGTGTACGCATGGCGAAAAGGAGCGCTTGAATGGTCTTGA
- a CDS encoding NADH dehydrogenase subunit K, which produces MNPNPTSAADLKQQQTEKILNPIARTKVTQDLSENVILTTVDDLHNWARLSSLWPMLYGTACCFIEFAAMLGSRFDFDRFGLVPRSSPRQADLIITAGTITMKMAPALVRLYEEMPEPKYVIAMGACTITGGMFSVDSPSAVRGVDKLIPVDVYIPGCPPRPEAIMDAIIKLRKKVANESIQERAALMEQTHRYYSTTHSMKAVEPILTGEYLQSSTRVDPPKELAEGLGMPMSAAALEATEEKEEVNRG; this is translated from the coding sequence ATGAATCCAAACCCAACATCTGCTGCTGACCTCAAGCAGCAACAAACAGAAAAAATTCTCAATCCTATTGCTCGCACAAAAGTCACCCAAGACCTTTCAGAAAATGTCATTCTTACTACAGTAGATGACCTGCACAACTGGGCAAGACTCTCCAGCCTTTGGCCCATGCTCTACGGGACGGCTTGCTGCTTCATTGAATTTGCTGCAATGCTCGGTTCGCGATTCGACTTCGACCGCTTCGGACTCGTTCCCCGTTCGAGTCCTAGGCAAGCAGACTTAATCATCACTGCCGGGACAATTACCATGAAAATGGCTCCCGCCCTAGTTCGCCTTTATGAAGAGATGCCCGAACCGAAATATGTCATTGCAATGGGCGCTTGCACGATTACAGGGGGAATGTTTAGCGTAGACTCTCCCAGTGCGGTGCGCGGTGTAGACAAACTGATTCCGGTGGATGTTTATATTCCCGGCTGTCCGCCTCGTCCGGAAGCAATTATGGACGCAATTATCAAATTACGCAAAAAAGTGGCGAACGAGTCAATCCAAGAACGCGCTGCATTGATGGAGCAAACCCATCGCTACTACAGCACGACCCACAGCATGAAAGCCGTTGAGCCGATTCTCACAGGGGAGTATCTCCAGTCTTCAACAAGAGTTGACCCGCCGAAAGAACTGGCAGAAGGATTGGGTATGCCAATGTCCGCAGCAGCCCTCGAAGCGACTGAAGAAAAAGAGGAGGTAAATCGTGGCTGA
- a CDS encoding NAD(P)H-quinone oxidoreductase subunit J, with protein sequence MVAEDTTPEESQLVETGQVASWLNENGFGVDSLAPDHSGIEMIKVEPDVLIPIATALFAYGFNYLQCQGGYDAGPGQELVSFYHLIKVSDNADRPEEVRVKVFVPRDNPRIPSVYWIWKAADWQERETYDMYGIVYEGHPNLKRLLMPEDWVGWPLRKDYISPDFYEIQDAY encoded by the coding sequence ATCGTGGCTGAAGACACAACCCCAGAAGAATCACAATTGGTTGAAACCGGTCAGGTTGCCAGTTGGCTGAATGAAAATGGCTTTGGAGTAGACTCTCTCGCGCCAGATCATAGCGGAATCGAGATGATTAAGGTCGAACCGGATGTTTTGATTCCCATTGCCACGGCACTTTTTGCCTACGGGTTTAACTATCTCCAATGCCAAGGGGGATACGATGCGGGGCCGGGGCAAGAATTAGTCAGCTTTTATCACTTAATTAAGGTTAGCGATAATGCGGATCGTCCGGAAGAAGTGCGGGTCAAAGTTTTTGTGCCGCGCGACAATCCTCGCATTCCTTCGGTGTATTGGATTTGGAAAGCCGCAGATTGGCAGGAGCGGGAAACCTACGATATGTATGGCATTGTCTACGAAGGACACCCCAATCTTAAACGCCTTCTGATGCCAGAGGACTGGGTCGGTTGGCCTTTGCGGAAGGATTATATTTCTCCTGATTTTTACGAAATTCAGGATGCCTATTAG